ACATGAGATCGCTCGAACAACGCAACTCCCAAATTCCAGGCTTGAGGTAGGTAAAAGGAATCACTGCCATTAAGCCATCAGAATTTATGCGACGCAATCGCCTTTGGATGCGCCGTTTGGGTGGCATCTCTAAAGTCGAGGTATGAGCGATCCGTACCTCCACATCCATGTTGGCACGGTTCGAGCGAGCAACAACTCTGTACCGTCCCTCAGTAATTTCCTCGTTGGGTGATTCCAATGGACGCCAAGAGCGATCGCCTTGTTGCTGAATGAGAAATTGCCAGTTTTCCATTGTCAATGATGCTGGAACTATAAAGCCGCCTTAGTATGACTTGCAACCTTGTTGCTGACAGTTTAGCTTAATGCACTGCCGAAAGTGTTGTTTTTTTATTCAAGTATTAGGTCAATTTTTTAGTTTTTGTTGAAGAAGCGAGGGAGTTTGCACCTGCAACTCATCATCAACGGGCGGGGACGCCCGTTCCACAAGAAGGGGATGCCTGTTCCACAAGAAAATGCTCTAGTTCATTCACTTGAAGCCTGCTGTATTTGATGCCTTCGCACTACACTTTGAGCAAATCGAGTTTAGAAAATTGATTTTTCTCTAACAAAAGTGACAAAAAATGGTAGACATACCAAAAAACAATTACATTTTTACAGCACTTTCAAACTGGATCCATATATTATGACGATACAATTTTGGGGCAGTAACTAGCAACTTACGTTACTTTGGGTTTCCTTCATTCAACTAATGATTTGTTTGAAGAATAATCAAGTGGTGACGAGCGCGAGAAGCACCAACGTAAAGTAAATTTCTATCATACTTGTACGCAGTAACAATCAGTGCAAATTGTTACAATTTGTCGGAGTCCTCAGGTTCCACATCAAGAACTACTAATTTGCACGCACAGCAGCAAATGTTGATGATTTGAGCTTATAATATGTCATAGAGATGTCATCGCTTTGGTGCTCAAATTATAACCTATGTCTGAACAGCAGCTTCTAGATACACAGGAAATTGCTATCCCCGACATTAGCCAACTGGAAATCGAGGATGACAAACCAGTGGACAACTTTCAAAGTGAAAAGCAACAACGGTTGCTGGTAGAACCACTCTACACTAACCCTGTGGTGACAACTCCTTTCATTGCTGCGGCAAATGTGGGACTATTCTACTCACCAAAGCAAGACCCACTAGTACCAGATGCTTTTCTCAGTTTGAAGGTGCAAATGCCCGCAGATTGGAGTCTAAGGCAGAATCGCAGTTACTTTGTGTGGGAGTTGGGTAAAGCACCAGAAGTGGCAATAGAAATCGTCTCCAACCGCAGAGGTAAAGAATTAGGTGCCAAGAAAGAAGATTATGCCCGTGTTGGGATTGCGTATTATGTAGTGTTTGACCCCTTGCAACAGATTCAAGAAGCAGAACAAATGAACGGCGCATTATTGCGGGTATATGCGCTGACAGCAGGAAGATACGTAGAAATAACCTCACCTTTCTGGCTAGAAACAGTCGGGCTAGGTCTAACATTATGGACGGGTACGTTTGAAGAACAACCAGGGCTATGGCTGCGGTGGTGCGATCTCAAAGGAGATGTCATTCCAACAGGAAAAGAGTTAAGCGAGCGGGAACGACTTCGAGCCGAGAACGAACGACTTCGAGCAACTCGATTGGCAGAACGGTTAAGAGAGATGGGCATCGATCCGGACACAATTTAATTGCAACAGCCAAATGTGTAGAGCAATAAATCATCGTCAGATTGAGCAAGTGTTGATGGAGGTTATTAAGAACATTACCAAATTTGCTGGAGAAGAATCCGCTTAACGTTTTCAACATCTGATCGAACAAATTGGTAATAACGAACCGCAACAAAGCCATCGAGAAGTGTTTTTTATTGGGTTGAAACCATCCGCACGGGGAAAGAGCATCGGTCAAAATTTACTCAAACCCGTCCTCGATTACGCAGATAAAAACCAGCATCCCTGTTATCTTGTTTCCTCCTCTTCTCGCAATATTTCCTTCTACGAACGCCATGGTTTTGAAAAATATTGCCCCATTAAGATTAGCGACACCTACTCTATGACGGGTATGTGGCGAGATTTTATTAGTAACTAACAAACTCATACTAATCAACTAAGTCGAAAGGTGTGAATTTTCTGACAATATTTGCAGGCAACTATAGGACTCCTATTTGATTTTTGAAATATACGTAGGTAGGGCTATGCCACACACATAAAGCTTTTGTGCGGCATAGCCCTACCTACAGTACTTAGATTTTTTCACGAATCAGATAGGATTGCTATAGTAGTGTAGGTGTCTTGAGTTAACTGCAGTTTATCGGTTGCATAAGTCCGGATAAAGTATGAAGGTGCATT
This genomic interval from Scytonema hofmannii PCC 7110 contains the following:
- a CDS encoding ATP-binding domain-containing protein, with protein sequence MIVTAYKYDRNLLYVGASRARHHLIILQTNH
- a CDS encoding Uma2 family endonuclease is translated as MSEQQLLDTQEIAIPDISQLEIEDDKPVDNFQSEKQQRLLVEPLYTNPVVTTPFIAAANVGLFYSPKQDPLVPDAFLSLKVQMPADWSLRQNRSYFVWELGKAPEVAIEIVSNRRGKELGAKKEDYARVGIAYYVVFDPLQQIQEAEQMNGALLRVYALTAGRYVEITSPFWLETVGLGLTLWTGTFEEQPGLWLRWCDLKGDVIPTGKELSERERLRAENERLRATRLAERLREMGIDPDTI
- a CDS encoding GNAT family N-acetyltransferase translates to MGNNEPQQSHREVFFIGLKPSARGKSIGQNLLKPVLDYADKNQHPCYLVSSSSRNISFYERHGFEKYCPIKISDTYSMTGMWRDFISN